A genomic stretch from Erigeron canadensis isolate Cc75 chromosome 9, C_canadensis_v1, whole genome shotgun sequence includes:
- the LOC122582370 gene encoding serine/arginine-rich SC35-like splicing factor SCL30A isoform X1 yields the protein MGRRSYSPPPRGGYGRRQRSPSPRGRYGGGGGSRYGGGGSRGRDVGRDLPTSLLVRNLRLDCRPEDLRRPFGQFGPLKDIYLPRDYYSGEPRGFGFVQFVDPADAAEAKYQMDGQVFQSRELTVVFAEENRKKPADMRVRERRSGSRYNDRRRSPPRHYSRSPPPRHARSRSHSRDYSPAPKRKHHSSRSISPRGKRYSRGRSYSSSPVKERSPPYDGASRSRSRSPIRDRSPPPYDGSRSPTRSPEREELPPRDPSRSMSRSRSRSRSRSPDDRDFSRNKSNRDASVSPSP from the exons ATGGGTCGAAGAAGCTATTCGCCACCACCTAGAGGTGGTTATGGAAGAAGGCAAAGGAGTCCCAGTCCCAGGGGTCGCtacggtggcggtggtggtagcCGTTATGGTGGTGGGGGTAGCCGTGGCAGAGATGTTGGAAGAGATCTTCCAACAAGTCTTTTGGTTCGTAATCTACGTCTTGATTGCCG GCCAGAGGATCTTCGGAGGCCATTTGGACAATTTGGTCCCTTAAAGGACATCTACTTGCCAAGGGATTATTATAGCGG GGAGCCTAGGGGTTTTGGATTTGTTCAGTTTGTAGATCCTGCTGATGCTGCAGAAGCAAAATACCAGATGGATGGTCAGGTTTTTCAATCTCGAGAGTTGACAGTTGTTTTTGCAGAGGAGAATCGAAAAAAACCAGCTGATATGAGAGTTAGGGAACGACG AAGTGGCAGCAGATATAATGATCGCAGGCGATCACCGCCACGTCATTACTCTCGATCTCCACCTCCCCGCCATGCTAGATCACGGTCCCACAGCCGGGACTACTCTCCTGCTCCCAAAAGAAAGCATCACTCTAG CAGGTCTATTTCACCTAGAGGAAAGAGGTATAGTCGAGGAAGGTCCTACTCTTCCTCTCCAGTGAAAGAGCGTTCTCCACCTTACGACGGTGCCTCTAGGAGTCGCAGTCGAAGTCCCATCAGGGATAGGTCTCCTCCACCCTATGATGGTTCTAGGAGCCCGACCCGAAGTCCTGAAAGAGAGGAACTCCCGCCTAGGGATCCTAGCCGAAGCATGAGTAGAAGCCGGAGCAGAAGCCGCAGTAGAAGTCCCGATGACCGTGACTTCTCGAGAAACAAATCAAACAGGGATGCTTCTGTTAGCCCGAGTCCTTAG
- the LOC122583529 gene encoding putative disease resistance RPP13-like protein 1 encodes MAEVLVSAVMTVLVDKLFSGALMNFARSQGIDSQLKKWKATLPMIQAVLADAAQKQITQKPVELWLLELQELAYDIEDVLDDMATEVMKRNLQECKASTRSSSKLLMIIPSCCTNFTPDNMMYRRKISYKLDEITTRLHDLVDQKNNLGLDVKVEVHRSNKTDVRSQQTSSVNESKVLGRQEDKEALIGQLLGNEASCSNNRNVISVVSIVGMGGLGKTTLAQLLYNDQRVKDRFELMAWVCVSHDFDVFSISKQINQAVGGENKEFANLDLLHVALKEKLSKKRFLVVLDDVWNEGPKKWDLLTSAFNVGAHGSKFLVTTRKKKVALAMDSLQPYMLEVLSDEIALSLFAQSALDEQNFDHNPSRKLIAQGIIKKCKGLPLALVTLGKVLKRKGSDDEWEQFLNSEIWNLEDESGILPALKLSYYDLPSHLKQLFAYCSLFPKDYEFKKKKLVLLWMAQGFLSKTKGKNQPIESLGGMYFEELLSRSFFQPLGNNESRYIMHDLMNDLATSVAGAFFFRLDEKMDLKDDNQTYGKFRHFSFVGQQRVAEYKNFKELHKARCLRTFLPMSVGWRRFNTLDNVTLKLLPQLHLLRVLSLTNWSITEVPQSIGNLKHLRYLNFSETSIRQIPEEVSELYNLQSLLVRGCDELSRLPVSFANLINLRHLDMTTTLSLKKLPLGIGGLTSLQTLSKVVIQDNNGFKISDLKGLKDLQGELSIEGLEKVMDPTEAKDANLEEKKGLDDLELVWGDATTSEDDVIEKLRPHSKLKTLSINGYGGMKFPSWLEDPSFDQLTELVLNECNNCTKLATLGHLTSLQKLEIYNCPNLVSINGEKEVVSVGSCMMRSLRQVILSDCDSLESYCYPNCVESLYIRNCSSMRSLKFSKLQENLPSSSSSSNLKFLCINSCNKLLSISQEHFPSLTSLEIMILVDCPSMDDSFPSYGLWPPKLKRLRIGELKKSMSEWGLQKYPPSLVELCLYGNNSGVVSFGIMDEEDHNNTTSSACFLLPLSLTSLRIVGFKEVESVSEVLQHLPHLQRLFVESCPKLRDVPETTSSLEVNVCE; translated from the coding sequence atggcTGAAGTCCTTGTTAGTGCTGTCATGACTGTGCTGGTTGATAAGCTATTCTCTGGTGCCTTGATGAATTTTGCTCGATCTCAAGGAATCGATTCTCAGCTGAAAAAATGGAAGGCAACTTTGCCCATGATCCAAGCTGTGCTTGCTGATGCAGCCCAGAAGCAAATTACACAAAAACCTGTTGAATTGTGGCTGCTGGAGCTCCAGGAATTGGCTTATGACATTGAAGATGTACTCGATGATATGGCCACTGAAGTTATGAAGCGAAACTTGCAAGAATGTAAAGCAAGCACACGCAGTAGTAGTAAGTTATTGATGATCATCCCATCTTGTTGTACTAATTTCACTCCAGATAACATGATGTATCGTCGTAAGATTAGTTATAAGTTAGATGAGATTACCACTAGATTGCATGATCTTGTTGACCAGAAAAATAATTTAGGTTTGGATGTGAAAGTGGAAGTTCACAGATCAAATAAAACAGATGTAAGATCCCAGCAAACTTCATCTGTTAATGAGTCCAAAGTTTTGGGCCGGCAAGAAGATAAAGAGGCATTGATTGGGCAATTGTTGGGGAATGAAGCATCATGCAGTAATAATCGAAATGTGATCAGCGTTGTGTCAATAGTTGGTATGGGTGGACTTGGAAAAACAACTCTCGCCCAACTTTTGTACAACGATCAGAGAGTGAAGGATCGCTTTGAACTCATGGCATGGGTTTGTGTTTCCCATGACTTTGATGTGTTCAGTATTAGCAAGCAAATTAATCAAGCTGTAGGAGGGGAAAACAAAGAATTTGCTAATCTGGATCTGCTTCATGTTGCCCTTAAAGAAAAGCTTTCAAAGAAAAGGTTCCTGGTtgttttagatgatgtttggaaCGAAGGACCCAAGAAATGGGATCTTTTAACAAGTGCTTTTAATGTAGGGGCACATGGAAGTAAATTTCTTGTCACCACGCGGAAGAAGAAGGTTGCATTAGCGATGGACTCTTTGCAACCTTATATGCTAGAGGTTTTATCAGATGAGATAGCTCTATCTTTATTTGCTCAATCCGCATTAGATGAACAAAACTTTGACCATAATCCATCACGTAAACTCATTGCTCAAGGTATTATTAAGAAATGTAAGGGTTTGCCCTTGGCTTTGGTAACCCTCGGGAAGGTcttgaaaagaaaaggaagcGATGATGAATGGGAGCAATTTTTGAACAGCGAGATATGGAATTTAGAGGATGAAAGTGGCATTCTTCCGGCTCTCAAGTTAAGCTACTATGACCTCCCTTCACATCTAAAGCAATTGTTTGCATATTGCTCCTTATTTCCGAAAGACTATGAGTTTAAAAAGAAGAAACTAGTCCTATTATGGATGGCACAGGGGTTTCTATCCAAAACTAAGGGCAAAAACCAACCAATAGAGAGTTTGGGTGGTATGTATTTTGAAGAGCTACTGTCAAGGTCCTTTTTTCAGCCTTTAGGGAATAATGAATCACGATATATAATGCATGACTTGATGAATGACTTAGCTACAAGTGTTGCAGGAGCATTTTTCTTTAGGTTGGATGAGAAAATGGATCTAAAAGATGACAACCAAACTTATGGAAAGTTCCGCCACTTTTCATTCGTAGGTCAACAACGAGTTGCAGAATATAAAAACTTCAAGGAATTACACAAAGCTAGATGCTTGCGAACGTTCTTACCTATGTCAGTTGGTTGGAGAAGATTTAATACATTGGACAATGTTACTTTAAAGTTACTTCCCCAATTACACCTCTTGAGGGTGCTAAGCTTAACTAATTGGTCAATCACAGAGGTACCACAATCCATTGGTAATCTCAAGCATTTAAGGTACCTTAATTTTTCAGAAACTAGCATCAGACAAATACCTGAAGAGGTTAGTGAACTTTATAATCTACAAAGTTTGTTGGTTCGTGGGTGTGATGAGTTATCTAGGTTGCCAGTTAGTTTTGCCAATTTGATAAACTTACGACATCTTGACATGACGACTACTCTGTCATTAAAGAAGTTGCCTTTGGGGATTGGTGGGCTCACGAGTTTGCAAACATTATCCAAGGTTGTTATCCAAGATAATAATGGGTTTAAGATATCTGATCTCAAGGGCCTAAAGGATCTTCAAGGTGAACTTTCCATCGAGGGGTTGGAGAAAGTGATGGATCCAACTGAAGCAAAGGATGCCAATTTAGAGGAGAAGAAGGGCCTTGATGATTTGGAATTGGTATGGGGTGATGCTACAACTAGTGAAGATGATGTAATTGAAAAGCTAAGGCCTCACTCTAAGTTGAAAACACTGAGTATTAATGGGTACGGGGGGATGAAATTTCCTAGTTGGCTTGAGGATCCTTCATTTGATCAGCTAACAGAGCTTGTGTTAAATGAATGCAATAATTGTACAAAATTAGCGACACTTGGGCATCTAACGTCACTTCAGAAGTTGGAAATATATAACTGCCCAAACTTGGTATCAATTAACGGAGAGAAAGAGGTGGTTAGTGTGGGTAGTTGCATGATGAGATCTCTTAGACAAGTGATACTTAGTGATTGTGATTCACTAGAGAGTTACTGTTATCCAAATTGTGTTGAGAGTTTGTATATAAGAAATTGTTCATCAATGAGATCATTGAAATTCTCTAAGTTGCAGGAAAACCTcccgtcgtcatcatcatcctctAATTTGAAGTTTCTTTGTATCAATAGTTGCAATAAGTTACTGTCAATATCTCAAGAGCATTTTCCAAGTCTCACATCTTTGGAAATTATGATTCTAGTTGATTGTCCAAGTATGGATGATTCATTCCCATCATATGGATTGTGGCCTCCTAAGTTAAAGAGATTAAGAATAGGCGAATTAAAGAAGTCAATGTCAGAGTGGGGGCTTCAAAAATACCCACCTTCACTTGTTGAACTATGCTTATATGGAAATAATTCAGGAGTGGTTTCATTTGGAATCATGGATGAAGAAGATCATAATAATACGACTAGTTCAGCATGTTTTCTTCTTCCACTATCTCTAACTTCTCTAAGAATCGTTGGTTTTAAGGAAGTTGAATCAGTTTCAGAGGTCTTACAACACCTCCCTCACCTTCAACGTCTTTTTGTCGAGTCATGCCCGAAGCTTAGAGATGTGCCAGAGACAACTTCATCTTTGGAAGTAAATGTGTGCGAGTAG
- the LOC122582697 gene encoding glucan endo-1,3-beta-glucosidase 4-like, whose protein sequence is MRFKLLLGYLLLIFACLSYIAADAFLGINIGPDRLNLPSVEQVVAILRDHKITHVRIFDSDSHFLSELANTGIEVMISVTNEEVSELGKSPSAAASWVNTHVSAFKPATNITAIAVGSEVPSSVPDVSPFLVSAMDNIYKALVASNLNDKVKVSTPLSMNIIPKPFPPSTATFNASLNSTIHEILGFLKKTNSFFMLNAYPYNTYVQSNGVFPIEYVLFQPIPVVKQIVDPNTLFHYESMLDAMVDAAYYSIAAYNTSVIPIIVSETGWPWSSGGTESDATVEHAETFSNNLVQRVLSGSGPPSQPSILMNSYIYTMFIDDKRPNYGVFFRNGSMVYNLDLDNGNSSSRFCVARKGADPASLQDGLNWACGQGQANCTAIQSGKPCYLPNTLQNHASYAYNDYYQRRRDTGGTCDFGGTAITTNVDPSYGSCIFTESGSNSSAGRYSPPAFGLAGPTGSASPSKWIPEIGYLMLATVFTWLLLNVQICRS, encoded by the exons ATGAGGTTTAAACTGTTGCTTGGATATCTATTGCTTATATTTGCCTGTTTGTCTTATATTGCCGCAG ATGCCTTTCTAGGAATAAACATTGGTCCAGATCGTTTAAACCTACCATCGGTGGAGCAGGTGGTGGCAATCCTTAGAGATCATAAAATAACACATGTTCGGATTTTTGATTCTGATTCTCATTTTCTTAGCGAACTTGCAAACACTGGGATTGAAGTTATGATTAGTGTGACTAATGAGGAAGTCTCAGAGTTAGGAAAATCACCATCAGCTGCAGCCTCATGGGTTAACACACACGTTTCAGCTTTCAAACCAGCCACTAATATCACTGCCATTGCTGTTGGTAGTGAAGTTCCTTCTTCGGTTCCAGATGTTTCTCCTTTTCTTGTTTCTGCCATGGATAATATCTATAAAGCTTTAGTAGCTTCAAATCTAAATGACAAGGTTAAAGTTTCGACCCCTTTATCAATGAATATAATTCCTAAACCATTTCCGCCATCCACTGCCACTTTTAACGCTTCATTGAATTCCACTATTCATGAAATTCTTGGATTCTTGAAGAAAACCAACTCCTTTTTCATGTTAAATGCTTATCCTTACAATACTTATGTACAAAGCAATGGAGTTTTTCCAATTGAGTATGTTCTCTTTCAGCCAATCCCGGTTGTCAAACAGATCGTTGACCCGAACACACTTTTCCATTATGAAAGCATGCTTGATGCTATGGTGGATGCTGCCTATTACTCCATAGCTGCTTATAATACTTCAGTGATTCCAATTATCGTTAGTGAAACGGGGTGGCCATGGTCTAGTGGTGGAACCGAAAGTGACGCCACTGTGGAACATGCAGAGACCTTTAGTAATAACTTGGTTCAGCGAGTTTTGAGTGGGTCGGGCCCACCAAGTCAACCCTCCATTCTAATGAATTCGTACATTTACACGATGTTTATTGATGACAAGAGGCCAAACTATGGTGTGTTTTTTCGTAATGGGAGTATGGTTTATAATCTTGATCTTGATAATGGGAATTCTTCAAGCAGATTTTGTGTTGCTAGAAAAGGGGCAGACCCTGCTAGCTTGCAAGACGGTTTGAATTGGGCATGCGGGCAAGGGCAGGCGAACTGCACTGCCATTCAGTCAGGGAAGCCATGTTACTTGCCCAATACCTTACAAAACCATGCTTCCTATGCTTACAATGATTATTACCAAAGAAGGCGTGACACTGGTGGAACCTGTGACTTTGGTGGCACGGCTATAACAACCAATGTTGACCCGA GTTATGGATCCTGCATATTTACAGAAAG CGGTTCAAACTCGAGTGCTGGCAGGTATAGTCCTCCAGCATTTGGGCTGGCGGGTCCCACAGGGAGTGCATCCCCGTCAAAATGGATTCCTGAGATCGGGTATTTGATGTTGGCAACGGTTTTTACATGGTTATTACTGAATGTGCAGATATGTAGATCTTAA
- the LOC122583530 gene encoding putative disease resistance RPP13-like protein 1, translating into MAELLVGAAVTVLIEKLLAGDFMKFARSQGIDSQLKKWKETLPMIQAVLADAAQKQITQKLVELWLVELQDLVYDIEDVLDDITTEAVTRNLQESSNGSTGISSKLLMMIPTPHNIMYGRKMSSNLDEITTRLAHLYEQRKGLGLKVINGETSTRTNTRLEETSLLPNVSEILGRDGDKEALLGKLLEDEGTSRISIVSIVGMGGIGKTTLARLLYNDQKVKDHFKLRAWVCVSNEFDVFSISKQIYQAVVGEDKTFTSLDLLHVALKEELSDKRFLLVLDDVWNEDHKKWEALKQLLVGARESKVIVTTRNTVVASVMDSVQPHNLGVLPYEIALSLFAEYALEEKNLEKHPSLSTIAQGIVKKCGGLPLALVTIGRVLKTKGNDVVEWEEVLNSEIWSSKDKSGILPALKLSYYHLPSYLKQLFAYCSLYPKDHQFDKNTLVLKWMAQGFLSQTRAGKSMEMLGHGYFEELRLRCFFQPSTDENSRYTMHDLMHDLAISVGGKFFFMLDDKADTNGRSEDFEKFRHFSFIGERYAEYRKLKELHRARCMRTFLAVGYWARLYTLGDLEKLLTRLQFLRVLSLTDYSITEVPRSIGNLKQLRYLSFSKTHIPEIPEEVGKLYNLQSLVVRDCDELSSLPKSLVNLKNLRHLDMAGTPLLEKTPLVIGGLTSLQALPMVCIEKGNGFKLSHLKGLSNLQGTLSIKELHNVIDPTEANEANEANLQQKKGLDDLRMEWSDFSYTFRDPVIEYVVLERLRPPPKLKKLSISFYGGVDFPSWLGNPTSFDGLSNLTLRGCENCKDLPTLGHLSSLESLEIDNMKCLETWMTGGSDNVETFQSFPSLRSVSIKDCWKLGKISFGLMPSLESLEVENLLCLERWSTIGGDDAEAPQSFPSLRKISIERCWKLGKVSFGLLPSLKDLALTRCPEAVLRDLVGVSSSIRKIELHGIVGLTHLDREVLKNLGTLEELWIWGCDELIYPWESELEACMFLRSLQKFYVHYCPKMQSINVGSGSLRVMTIGNCHSLKSYCCPNSVEKLDISSCDSVTSLSFSKIQEVDLPSSSQLKTLQIFNCKNIKSISQDHLQSLASLEEMDIRICPSLEDSFPSRGWLWPPNLRKLSIGELQKPLSEWGFQSYPPSLVQLSLHGRNSGVVSFRISFMEEAQDNNNIYDNNNTISSSCFLLPPSLTFLQIWDFADVESVSEVFQNLPHLQDFYKWGCPKLRDNLPETTSTS; encoded by the coding sequence ATGGCTGAACTCCTTGTTGGAGCTGCTGTCACCGTTCTGATTGAGAAGCTACTCGCTGGTGACTTTATGAAGTTCGCTCGATCTCAAGGAATTGACTCTCAGCTGAAAAAATGGAAGGAAACTTTGCCCATGATCCAAGCCGTGCTTGCTGATGCAGCCCAGAAGCAAATTACGCAAAAACTTGTTGAACTGTGGCTGGTCGAGCTTCAGGATTTGGTTTACGACATTGAAGATGTTCTTGATGATATCACCACTGAAGCTGTTACGCGAAACTTGCAAGAATCTAGTAATGGAAGCACAGGCATTAGCAGTAAGCTGCTGATGATGATCCCAACTCCTCATAACATTATGTACGGTCGTAAGATGAGCTCCAATCTAGATGAGATTACCACTAGATTGGCACATCTTTACGAGCAGAGAAAGGGTCTGGGTTTAAAGGTGATTAATGGTGAAACATCAACCAGAACAAATACACGATTAGAGGAAACTTCACTGCTGCCTAATGTATCTGAAATATTGGGCCGGGATGGGGACAAAGAGGCGTTACTGGGGAAGTTGTTGGAGGATGAAGGAACATCTAGAATCAGCATTGTGTCAATAGTTGGTATGGGTGGGATTGGAAAAACAACTCTTGCAAGACTCTTGTACAACGACCAGAAGGTGAAGGATCACTTTAAACTCAGGGCATGGGTTTGTGTTTCCAACGAGTTCGATGTATTCAGTATTAGCAAGCAAATTTATCAAGCTGTAGTTGGGGAGGACAAAACATTTACCAGTCTAGATCTACTTCATGTAGCTCTGAAAGAAGAACTATCAGATAAAAGGTTCCTACTCGTTCTGGATGATGTCTGGAACGAAGACCACAAGAAGTGGGAAGCCCTCAAACAGCTGCTTGTAGGGGCACGCGAAAGTAAAGTTATTGTGACAACCCGGAACACCGTGGTTGCATCAGTGATGGACTCGGTTCAACCTCACAATCTGGGAGTGTTGCCATATGAGATAGCTTTGTCTTTGTTTGCTGAGTATGCACTTGAAgaaaaaaacttagaaaaacATCCATCTCTTTCTACGATTGCTCAAGGTATCGTTAAGAAGTGTGGTGGTTTGCCTCTAGCTTTGGTAACAATTGGGAGGGTCTTGAAGACAAAGGGAAATGATGTTGTTGAATGGGAGGAGGTGCTCAACAGTGAGATATGGAGTTCAAAGGACAAAAGTGGTATTCTTCCTGCACTGAAGCTGAGCTACTATCATCTCCCTTCATATCTAAAGCAATTGTTTGCATATTGCTCCTTGTATCCAAAGGACCACCAGTTTGACAAAAACACACTTGTCCTAAAGTGGATGGCACAGGGGTTTCTGTCCCAAACAAGGGCCGGCAAATCAATGGAGATGTTGGGTCATGGGTATTTCGAAGAATTGCGGTTAAGATGTTTTTTCCAGCCTTCAACAGATGAGAACTCACGATACACTATGCATGACTTGATGCATGACTTGGCCATAAGCGTTGGAGGAAAGTTTTTCTTTATGTTGGATGATAAGGCTGATACAAATGGCCGGAGCGAAGATTTTGAGAAGTTTCGTCACTTTTCATTCATAGGTGAACGATATGCGGAATATAGAAAGTTAAAGGAATTACATAGAGCTAGATGCATGAGAACATTTTTAGCTGTTGGTTATTGGGCAAGATTATATACATTGGGCGATCTTGAAAAATTACTTACTCGGTTACAGTTCCTAAGGGTGTTGAGCTTAACAGATTACTCAATCACAGAGGTACCACGATCCATTGGTAATCTCAAGCAATTAAGGTACCTTAGTTTTTCTAAAACCCACATCCCAGAAATACCAGAAGAAGTCGGTAAACTTTATAATCTCCAAAGTTTGGTGGTTCGTGATTGTGATGAATTATCTAGCTTGCCAAAAAGTTTAGTAAACCTAAAAAACCTACGACATCTTGACATGGCTGGTACTCCATTGTTGGAGAAGACGCCCTTAGTGATTGGTGGCTTGACGAGTCTCCAAGCATTACCTATGGTTTGTATCGAAAAAGGTAACGGCTTTAAATTATCTCATCTCAAGGGCTTGTCAAATCTCCAAGGTACACTTTCCATTAAGGAGTTGCACAATGTCATAGATCCAACTGAAGCAAACGAAGCAAATGAAGCAAATTTACAACAAAAAAAGGGTCTTGATGATTTGCGTATGGAATGGAGTGATTTCTCTTATACTTTCCGGGATCCAGTTATCGAATATGTAGTACTTGAAAGGCTAAGGCCTCCACCTAAGTTGAAAAAACTGAGCATTTCTTTCTATGGGGGAGTGGACTTTCCTAGTTGGCTTGGCAATCCCACATCATTTGATGGTTTATCAAACCTTACGTTAAGAGGGTGTGAAAACTGTAAAGATTTACCAACACTTGGGCATCTGAGTTCACTTGAATCTTTGGAAATTGATAATATGAAATGTCTTGAGACATGGATGACCGGCGGTAGTGACAATGTCGAGACTTTCCAATCGTTTCCTAGTCTTCGTTCAGTTTCAATTAAAGACTGTTGGAAACTTGGTAAGATATCATTTGGATTGATGCCATCACTTGAATCTTTGGAAGTTGAGAATCTGCTATGTTTGGAGAGATGGTCGACCATTGGTGGTGACGATGCCGAGGCTCCTCAATCATTTCCTAGTCTTCGTAAAATTTCAATTGAACGGTGTTGGAAACTTGGTAAGGTATCGTTTGGATTGCTACCGTCACTTAAGGATTTAGCTCTAACAAGATGCCCTGAAGCGGTGTTGAGAGACTTAGTTGGTGTATCTTCATCAATCCGTAAAATAGAGCTGCATGGAATTGTCGGGCTGACTCATTTGGACAGAGAAGTCTTAAAAAATCTTGGGACACTCGAAGAACTATGGATATGGGGATGTGATGAATTGATATACCCGTGGGAATCAGAATTGGAAGCATGCATGTTTCTTAGGAGTTTACAAAAGTTTTATGTACATTACTGTCCAAAGATGCAATCAATCAATGTTGGGAGCGGATCTCTTAGAGTAATGACTATTGGTAATTGTCATTCACTGAAGAGTTATTGCTGTCCCAATAGTGTTGAGAAGTTGGATATAAGTTCTTGTGATTCAGTGACATCACTGAGCTTCTCTAAAATTCAGGAGGTTGACCTCCCATCATCCTCTCAATTGAAGACTCTTCAGATCTTCAATTGCAAGAATATAAAGTCAATATCTCAAGACCATTTGCAAAGTCTCGCATCGTTGGAAGAAATGGACATACGTATATGTCCAAGTTTGGAGGACTCATTTCCATCACGTGGGTGGTTGTGGCCTCCTAATCTAAGGAAGTTGTCAATAGGAGAATTACAGAAACCACTGTCAGAGTGGGGGTTTCAAAGTTACCCGCCCTCACTTGTTCAACTATCCTTACATGGAAGGAATTCAGGAGTGGTTTCATTTAGAATTTCTTTTATGGAAGAAGCACAAGATAATAACAatatttatgataataataatacgatTAGCTCATCATGTTTTCTTCTTCCACCATCTCTAACTTTTCTGCAAATATGGGATTTTGCTGATGTGGAATCAGTTTCAGAGGTCTTCCAAAACCTCCCTCACCTTCAAGATTTTTACAAATGGGGATGCCCAAAGCTTAGAGATAATTTGCCAGAGACAACTTCAACATCATAG
- the LOC122582370 gene encoding serine/arginine-rich SC35-like splicing factor SCL30A isoform X2 has protein sequence MGRRSYSPPPRGGYGRRQRSPSPRGRYGGGGGSRYGGGGSRGRDVGRDLPTSLLVRNLRLDCRPEDLRRPFGQFGPLKDIYLPRDYYSGEPRGFGFVQFVDPADAAEAKYQMDGQVFQSRELTVVFAEENRKKPADMRVRERRSGSRYNDRRRSPPRHYSRSPPPRHARSRSHSRDYSPAPKRKHHSRSISPRGKRYSRGRSYSSSPVKERSPPYDGASRSRSRSPIRDRSPPPYDGSRSPTRSPEREELPPRDPSRSMSRSRSRSRSRSPDDRDFSRNKSNRDASVSPSP, from the exons ATGGGTCGAAGAAGCTATTCGCCACCACCTAGAGGTGGTTATGGAAGAAGGCAAAGGAGTCCCAGTCCCAGGGGTCGCtacggtggcggtggtggtagcCGTTATGGTGGTGGGGGTAGCCGTGGCAGAGATGTTGGAAGAGATCTTCCAACAAGTCTTTTGGTTCGTAATCTACGTCTTGATTGCCG GCCAGAGGATCTTCGGAGGCCATTTGGACAATTTGGTCCCTTAAAGGACATCTACTTGCCAAGGGATTATTATAGCGG GGAGCCTAGGGGTTTTGGATTTGTTCAGTTTGTAGATCCTGCTGATGCTGCAGAAGCAAAATACCAGATGGATGGTCAGGTTTTTCAATCTCGAGAGTTGACAGTTGTTTTTGCAGAGGAGAATCGAAAAAAACCAGCTGATATGAGAGTTAGGGAACGACG AAGTGGCAGCAGATATAATGATCGCAGGCGATCACCGCCACGTCATTACTCTCGATCTCCACCTCCCCGCCATGCTAGATCACGGTCCCACAGCCGGGACTACTCTCCTGCTCCCAAAAGAAAGCATCACTCTAG GTCTATTTCACCTAGAGGAAAGAGGTATAGTCGAGGAAGGTCCTACTCTTCCTCTCCAGTGAAAGAGCGTTCTCCACCTTACGACGGTGCCTCTAGGAGTCGCAGTCGAAGTCCCATCAGGGATAGGTCTCCTCCACCCTATGATGGTTCTAGGAGCCCGACCCGAAGTCCTGAAAGAGAGGAACTCCCGCCTAGGGATCCTAGCCGAAGCATGAGTAGAAGCCGGAGCAGAAGCCGCAGTAGAAGTCCCGATGACCGTGACTTCTCGAGAAACAAATCAAACAGGGATGCTTCTGTTAGCCCGAGTCCTTAG